In one window of Apis mellifera strain DH4 linkage group LG12, Amel_HAv3.1, whole genome shotgun sequence DNA:
- the LOC100576619 gene encoding CUE domain-containing protein 2 produces MNRTMDEKEELVKKSLFSFVRKEVPTAQLSLIDDIVLSYVVSMVEESALEEDLDVDGLCEMVSACLPEFSTIEKEAVSKWLLDIESKLRQETKENENCQPQDPLSHISLTALLPPGTQRMRVHHLSETSDAGSDSSGEYFSEESSWHQVALLQEMFPAASPAEARHCLAVAGGDIAKAAQLALHRQEAGQSLVSNLTFLTPNGRNKARVNDEELKSRIIARYSYVDRDDDSREHRPVAPKTEPKKLVRYLDNKIVSVKGERYTEVRRGGEEEDGNEGGRKRGHCRP; encoded by the exons atgaatCGTACAAtggatgaaaaagaagaattggtCAAAAAGTCTTTATTTAGTTTTGTGAGGAAAGAGGTACCCACTGCCCAattaag ttTAATAGATGATATTGTTTTGAGTTATGTGGTAAGTATGGTAGAAGAAAGTGCACTTGAGGAAGATTTGGATGTTGATGGATTATGTGAAATGGTTTCTGCTTGCCTTCCTGAGTTTTCTACCATTGAAAAAGAAGCAGTATCTAAATGGTTGTTAGATATTGAAAGCAAATTACGGCAAGAAactaaagaaaatgaaaattgtcaaCCTCAGGATCCTTTGAGTCATATTAGTTTAACAGCTTTGTTACCTCCTGGTACACAAAGAATGAGAGTTCATCATCTTTCAGAAACAAGTGATGCTGGAAGTGATTCTAgtggagaatatttttcagaa gaaTCATCTTGGCATCAAGTAGCACTTCTGCAAGAAATGTTTCCAGCTGCAAGTCCAGCAGAAGCTAGACATTGCTTAGCAGTTGCAGGTGGTGATATAGCAAAAGCAGCACAGCTTGCACTTCATAGACAAGAAGCAGGACAAAGTCTTGTTAGTAATCTTACTTTTCTAACA CCAAATGGTCGTAACAAGGCCAGAGTAAATGACGAGGAATTGAAATCACGTATCATCGCACGATATAGTTACGTTGATAGAGATGATGATTCACGTGAGCATCGTCCAGTCGCCCCGAAAACGGAACCAAAAAAATTAGTACGTTATTTAGATAACAAGATTGTAAGTGTGAAAGGTGAACGTTATACTGAAGTAAGAAGAGGTGGTGAAGAGGAAGATGGGAATGAAGGTGGTAGAAAAAGAGGTCATTGCCGACCGTAA